In Colias croceus chromosome 26, ilColCroc2.1, one DNA window encodes the following:
- the LOC123703464 gene encoding formin-like protein 20 isoform X3 has protein sequence MQAVNEIISILEKFNITKELLETTRLGKHVNELRRKTADPTLARRAKVLVKRWRDLVIPNVASPAHTGSNRSSAERQTRRPGGTPLTSPALMRHGLSPAVPSPRPPSRPAWGGYESDSQDVILVDDDPPPPPLPPPPAPPAPLAAHKPNTPPVKRPPSPEPLSDDKKAKRDKKPKKRRGHSRAGLGTETTAGPPPAPPPLAAPTPTPTPTAHAWPARNGAATERRKNGWRRDAHDPYAALVNRLPPAGGKKVKTTKELLEQIQSRGKASPSRSASPGSPASPDVMLIEPDDCAIKVDSPLRNGSSEPVPEPAPVPVWPLVPLEDEKEWAPCICDPELEPDESCPANSRTIVHPAHVVALHNTYVPGVNGTRAPLHPHKFAVRPAISKDDPSLFANVVPLYKYSDYADDYCAKNLARVPLCVHLPADEFAPAPPSPPPPPPPPSPRPYPIDETPPETKECKEESGDEDTSDSKDMVPAGEAKEIKDSKETSELKEEPSDLKTELDIKADSDCKVEPMEVDVDIKSEDVNERLKPPLSPQESEQRIEETKETKEEPEQKFSVTSPEHRTVERTKDDIDGRTLYEKCVSCINSVPYSYEQAATAPVLTFPTEDVRATVSQALDGVDTERDPLGRPVKPAHFAEWHECALLGDLVALPYVVID, from the exons ATGCAGGCAGTTAATGAAATTATATCCATTTTGGAGAAATTCAATATCACAAAAGAGCTGTTGGAG ACCACCCGACTGGGCAAACACGTGAACGAGCTGCGCCGCAAGACAGCAGACCCGACGCTCGCCAGACGTGCCAAAGTTCTGGTCAAGAGATGGCGGGATCTCGTCATACCCAATGTTGCGTCGCCTGCGCATACCG GATCAAACCGTTCGTCGGCGGAGCGGCAGACGAGGCGCCCGGGGGGCACGCCGCTCACCTCGCCAGCGCTTATGCGG CATGGTTTGAGTCCAGCAGTGCCTAGCCCGAGACCTCCGTCAAGGCCAG CATGGGGTGGCTACGAGTCGGACTCGCAGGATGTGATCCTGGTGGACGACGACCCTCCCCCCCCGCCGCTGCCGCCTCCCCCCGCGCCCCCCGCGCCCCTCGCAGCGCACAAGCCCAACACACCGC CGGTGAAACGACCGCCTTCGCCGGAGCCATTGAGCGACGACAAGAAGGCGAAAAGGGATAAGAAACCTAAAAAACGAAG GGGCCACAGCCGAGCCGGGCTGGGCACGGAGACGACAGCGGGCCCACCGCCAGCCCCACCCCCACTCGCCGCGCCCACGCCCACGCCCACGCCCACAGCGCACGCGTGGCCGGCGCGCAACGGTGCGGCCACGGAGCGGCGCAAGAACGGCTGGCGCCGGGACGCGCACGACCCGTACGCGGCGCTCGTGAACAGGCTGCCGCCCGCTGGGGGCAAGAAG GTGAAAACAACAAAAGAGTTACTGGAGCAGATCCAGTCGCGCGGAAAGGCGAGTCCTTCGCGTTCCGCTTCGCCCGGCTCGCCCGCTTCGCCTGACGTCATGCTCATAGAGCCGGACG attGCGCCATAAAAGTAGACTCACCCCTACGGAACGGGAGCAGCGAGCCGGTGCCCGAACCTGCGCCTGTCCCCGTCTGGCCTTTAGTGCCGCTAGAAGACGAGAAAGAATGGGCACCCTGTATCTGTGACCCGGAGCTAGAGCCAGACGAAAGCTGTCCAGCCAACTCCCGGACTATAGTGCACCCAGCACACGTGGTAGCGTTACATAATACGTACGTGCCTGGTGTCAACGGTACTCGGGCCCCTCTACACCCGCACAAGTTCGCAGTCCGCCCAGCCATCAGTAAAGACGATCCCAGTCTGTTTGCCAACGTGGTTCCACTATACAAGTACTCGGACTACGCAGATGACTACTGCGCTAAGAACTTAGCGCGTGTGCCGCTCTGTGTGCACCTCCCCGCGGACGAGTTCGCCCCCGCGCCCCCCTCGCCGCCCCCGCCACCGCCCCCGCCCTCGCCCAGACCATACCCCATAGATGAAACGCCCCCAGAAACTAAAGAGTGCAAAGAAGAATCCGGCGACGAAGACACATCCGACTCGAAGGATATGGTCCCAGCGGGCGAGgcgaaagaaataaaagattcaAAAGAAACAAGTGAACTCAAAGAAGAACCTAGCGATTTGAAAACAGAATTAGATATAAAAGCGGACAGCGATTGTAAAGTCGAACCGATGGAAGTGGACGTCGATATCAAGAGTGAGGATGTCAACGAGAGACTGAAACCGCCCCTCTCCCCGCAAGAGAGCGAGCAGAGGATAGAGGAGACTAAGGAAACGAAAGAGGAGCCGGAACAGAAGTTCTCGGTGACGTCACCCGAACACAGGACGGTCGAGCGGACGAAAGATGACATAGACGGACGGACATTGTACGAAAAGTGTGTGTCGTGTATAAACTCTGTGCCCTACAGTTACGAGCAGGCCGCGACCGCCCCGGTGCTGACGTTCCCCACCGAGGACGTGCGGGCGACTGTCAGCCAGGCGCTGGACGGGGTCGACACGGAGCGGGACCCGCTCGGGCGCCCCGTGAAGCCCGCGCACTTCGCCGAGTGGCACGAGTGCGCGCTGCTCGGGGACCTCGTGGCCCTCCCCTACGTCGTCATCGACTGA
- the LOC123703464 gene encoding formin-like protein 20 isoform X2 has product MVQSQVVNMQAVNEIISILEKFNITKELLETTRLGKHVNELRRKTADPTLARRAKVLVKRWRDLVIPNVASPAHTGSNRSSAERQTRRPGGTPLTSPALMRHGLSPAVPSPRPPSRPAWGGYESDSQDVILVDDDPPPPPLPPPPAPPAPLAAHKPNTPPVKRPPSPEPLSDDKKAKRDKKPKKRRGHSRAGLGTETTAGPPPAPPPLAAPTPTPTPTAHAWPARNGAATERRKNGWRRDAHDPYAALVNRLPPAGGKKVKTTKELLEQIQSRGKASPSRSASPGSPASPDVMLIEPDDCAIKVDSPLRNGSSEPVPEPAPVPVWPLVPLEDEKEWAPCICDPELEPDESCPANSRTIVHPAHVVALHNTYVPGVNGTRAPLHPHKFAVRPAISKDDPSLFANVVPLYKYSDYADDYCAKNLARVPLCVHLPADEFAPAPPSPPPPPPPPSPRPYPIDETPPETKECKEESGDEDTSDSKDMVPAGEAKEIKDSKETSELKEEPSDLKTELDIKADSDCKVEPMEVDVDIKSEDVNERLKPPLSPQESEQRIEETKETKEEPEQKFSVTSPEHRTVERTKDDIDGRTLYEKCVSCINSVPYSYEQAATAPVLTFPTEDVRATVSQALDGVDTERDPLGRPVKPAHFAEWHECALLGDLVALPYVVID; this is encoded by the exons ATGGTGCAATCGCAG gtCGTCAACATGCAGGCAGTTAATGAAATTATATCCATTTTGGAGAAATTCAATATCACAAAAGAGCTGTTGGAG ACCACCCGACTGGGCAAACACGTGAACGAGCTGCGCCGCAAGACAGCAGACCCGACGCTCGCCAGACGTGCCAAAGTTCTGGTCAAGAGATGGCGGGATCTCGTCATACCCAATGTTGCGTCGCCTGCGCATACCG GATCAAACCGTTCGTCGGCGGAGCGGCAGACGAGGCGCCCGGGGGGCACGCCGCTCACCTCGCCAGCGCTTATGCGG CATGGTTTGAGTCCAGCAGTGCCTAGCCCGAGACCTCCGTCAAGGCCAG CATGGGGTGGCTACGAGTCGGACTCGCAGGATGTGATCCTGGTGGACGACGACCCTCCCCCCCCGCCGCTGCCGCCTCCCCCCGCGCCCCCCGCGCCCCTCGCAGCGCACAAGCCCAACACACCGC CGGTGAAACGACCGCCTTCGCCGGAGCCATTGAGCGACGACAAGAAGGCGAAAAGGGATAAGAAACCTAAAAAACGAAG GGGCCACAGCCGAGCCGGGCTGGGCACGGAGACGACAGCGGGCCCACCGCCAGCCCCACCCCCACTCGCCGCGCCCACGCCCACGCCCACGCCCACAGCGCACGCGTGGCCGGCGCGCAACGGTGCGGCCACGGAGCGGCGCAAGAACGGCTGGCGCCGGGACGCGCACGACCCGTACGCGGCGCTCGTGAACAGGCTGCCGCCCGCTGGGGGCAAGAAG GTGAAAACAACAAAAGAGTTACTGGAGCAGATCCAGTCGCGCGGAAAGGCGAGTCCTTCGCGTTCCGCTTCGCCCGGCTCGCCCGCTTCGCCTGACGTCATGCTCATAGAGCCGGACG attGCGCCATAAAAGTAGACTCACCCCTACGGAACGGGAGCAGCGAGCCGGTGCCCGAACCTGCGCCTGTCCCCGTCTGGCCTTTAGTGCCGCTAGAAGACGAGAAAGAATGGGCACCCTGTATCTGTGACCCGGAGCTAGAGCCAGACGAAAGCTGTCCAGCCAACTCCCGGACTATAGTGCACCCAGCACACGTGGTAGCGTTACATAATACGTACGTGCCTGGTGTCAACGGTACTCGGGCCCCTCTACACCCGCACAAGTTCGCAGTCCGCCCAGCCATCAGTAAAGACGATCCCAGTCTGTTTGCCAACGTGGTTCCACTATACAAGTACTCGGACTACGCAGATGACTACTGCGCTAAGAACTTAGCGCGTGTGCCGCTCTGTGTGCACCTCCCCGCGGACGAGTTCGCCCCCGCGCCCCCCTCGCCGCCCCCGCCACCGCCCCCGCCCTCGCCCAGACCATACCCCATAGATGAAACGCCCCCAGAAACTAAAGAGTGCAAAGAAGAATCCGGCGACGAAGACACATCCGACTCGAAGGATATGGTCCCAGCGGGCGAGgcgaaagaaataaaagattcaAAAGAAACAAGTGAACTCAAAGAAGAACCTAGCGATTTGAAAACAGAATTAGATATAAAAGCGGACAGCGATTGTAAAGTCGAACCGATGGAAGTGGACGTCGATATCAAGAGTGAGGATGTCAACGAGAGACTGAAACCGCCCCTCTCCCCGCAAGAGAGCGAGCAGAGGATAGAGGAGACTAAGGAAACGAAAGAGGAGCCGGAACAGAAGTTCTCGGTGACGTCACCCGAACACAGGACGGTCGAGCGGACGAAAGATGACATAGACGGACGGACATTGTACGAAAAGTGTGTGTCGTGTATAAACTCTGTGCCCTACAGTTACGAGCAGGCCGCGACCGCCCCGGTGCTGACGTTCCCCACCGAGGACGTGCGGGCGACTGTCAGCCAGGCGCTGGACGGGGTCGACACGGAGCGGGACCCGCTCGGGCGCCCCGTGAAGCCCGCGCACTTCGCCGAGTGGCACGAGTGCGCGCTGCTCGGGGACCTCGTGGCCCTCCCCTACGTCGTCATCGACTGA
- the LOC123703464 gene encoding formin-like protein 20 isoform X1 produces the protein MSNNAHELSNRLLNALDSNYNVVNMQAVNEIISILEKFNITKELLETTRLGKHVNELRRKTADPTLARRAKVLVKRWRDLVIPNVASPAHTGSNRSSAERQTRRPGGTPLTSPALMRHGLSPAVPSPRPPSRPAWGGYESDSQDVILVDDDPPPPPLPPPPAPPAPLAAHKPNTPPVKRPPSPEPLSDDKKAKRDKKPKKRRGHSRAGLGTETTAGPPPAPPPLAAPTPTPTPTAHAWPARNGAATERRKNGWRRDAHDPYAALVNRLPPAGGKKVKTTKELLEQIQSRGKASPSRSASPGSPASPDVMLIEPDDCAIKVDSPLRNGSSEPVPEPAPVPVWPLVPLEDEKEWAPCICDPELEPDESCPANSRTIVHPAHVVALHNTYVPGVNGTRAPLHPHKFAVRPAISKDDPSLFANVVPLYKYSDYADDYCAKNLARVPLCVHLPADEFAPAPPSPPPPPPPPSPRPYPIDETPPETKECKEESGDEDTSDSKDMVPAGEAKEIKDSKETSELKEEPSDLKTELDIKADSDCKVEPMEVDVDIKSEDVNERLKPPLSPQESEQRIEETKETKEEPEQKFSVTSPEHRTVERTKDDIDGRTLYEKCVSCINSVPYSYEQAATAPVLTFPTEDVRATVSQALDGVDTERDPLGRPVKPAHFAEWHECALLGDLVALPYVVID, from the exons ATGAGTAATAACGCTCATGAGCTAAGTAATCGGCTTCTGAATGCGTTGGATAGCAATTACAAT gtCGTCAACATGCAGGCAGTTAATGAAATTATATCCATTTTGGAGAAATTCAATATCACAAAAGAGCTGTTGGAG ACCACCCGACTGGGCAAACACGTGAACGAGCTGCGCCGCAAGACAGCAGACCCGACGCTCGCCAGACGTGCCAAAGTTCTGGTCAAGAGATGGCGGGATCTCGTCATACCCAATGTTGCGTCGCCTGCGCATACCG GATCAAACCGTTCGTCGGCGGAGCGGCAGACGAGGCGCCCGGGGGGCACGCCGCTCACCTCGCCAGCGCTTATGCGG CATGGTTTGAGTCCAGCAGTGCCTAGCCCGAGACCTCCGTCAAGGCCAG CATGGGGTGGCTACGAGTCGGACTCGCAGGATGTGATCCTGGTGGACGACGACCCTCCCCCCCCGCCGCTGCCGCCTCCCCCCGCGCCCCCCGCGCCCCTCGCAGCGCACAAGCCCAACACACCGC CGGTGAAACGACCGCCTTCGCCGGAGCCATTGAGCGACGACAAGAAGGCGAAAAGGGATAAGAAACCTAAAAAACGAAG GGGCCACAGCCGAGCCGGGCTGGGCACGGAGACGACAGCGGGCCCACCGCCAGCCCCACCCCCACTCGCCGCGCCCACGCCCACGCCCACGCCCACAGCGCACGCGTGGCCGGCGCGCAACGGTGCGGCCACGGAGCGGCGCAAGAACGGCTGGCGCCGGGACGCGCACGACCCGTACGCGGCGCTCGTGAACAGGCTGCCGCCCGCTGGGGGCAAGAAG GTGAAAACAACAAAAGAGTTACTGGAGCAGATCCAGTCGCGCGGAAAGGCGAGTCCTTCGCGTTCCGCTTCGCCCGGCTCGCCCGCTTCGCCTGACGTCATGCTCATAGAGCCGGACG attGCGCCATAAAAGTAGACTCACCCCTACGGAACGGGAGCAGCGAGCCGGTGCCCGAACCTGCGCCTGTCCCCGTCTGGCCTTTAGTGCCGCTAGAAGACGAGAAAGAATGGGCACCCTGTATCTGTGACCCGGAGCTAGAGCCAGACGAAAGCTGTCCAGCCAACTCCCGGACTATAGTGCACCCAGCACACGTGGTAGCGTTACATAATACGTACGTGCCTGGTGTCAACGGTACTCGGGCCCCTCTACACCCGCACAAGTTCGCAGTCCGCCCAGCCATCAGTAAAGACGATCCCAGTCTGTTTGCCAACGTGGTTCCACTATACAAGTACTCGGACTACGCAGATGACTACTGCGCTAAGAACTTAGCGCGTGTGCCGCTCTGTGTGCACCTCCCCGCGGACGAGTTCGCCCCCGCGCCCCCCTCGCCGCCCCCGCCACCGCCCCCGCCCTCGCCCAGACCATACCCCATAGATGAAACGCCCCCAGAAACTAAAGAGTGCAAAGAAGAATCCGGCGACGAAGACACATCCGACTCGAAGGATATGGTCCCAGCGGGCGAGgcgaaagaaataaaagattcaAAAGAAACAAGTGAACTCAAAGAAGAACCTAGCGATTTGAAAACAGAATTAGATATAAAAGCGGACAGCGATTGTAAAGTCGAACCGATGGAAGTGGACGTCGATATCAAGAGTGAGGATGTCAACGAGAGACTGAAACCGCCCCTCTCCCCGCAAGAGAGCGAGCAGAGGATAGAGGAGACTAAGGAAACGAAAGAGGAGCCGGAACAGAAGTTCTCGGTGACGTCACCCGAACACAGGACGGTCGAGCGGACGAAAGATGACATAGACGGACGGACATTGTACGAAAAGTGTGTGTCGTGTATAAACTCTGTGCCCTACAGTTACGAGCAGGCCGCGACCGCCCCGGTGCTGACGTTCCCCACCGAGGACGTGCGGGCGACTGTCAGCCAGGCGCTGGACGGGGTCGACACGGAGCGGGACCCGCTCGGGCGCCCCGTGAAGCCCGCGCACTTCGCCGAGTGGCACGAGTGCGCGCTGCTCGGGGACCTCGTGGCCCTCCCCTACGTCGTCATCGACTGA